The following coding sequences lie in one Heliangelus exortis chromosome 8, bHelExo1.hap1, whole genome shotgun sequence genomic window:
- the F3 gene encoding tissue factor, with amino-acid sequence MMRTVAGGRGLLLSALLWCLAAAGNPELPTAVNITWSSINFKTILQWQPKPSGYLYTVEIHGQTSDTKKKCVLTAETECDVTDVLRNVQETYTAHILSVMPSGMDNFEEPPFAASEKFTPYSQTVLGKPEIKNYTQKGSKLTVVFQDPLTPYKFPNGSFKSVQDFFQHDLEYKLYYWKDQSSGKKDATTKSHEFEVSVDSTNNYCFYIQGIIPSRRENRSGQESTVLCTSVGRGTLDEYGAEVFIIIAVIAIAVITLVIVLPVILCKRKKAKAAREKEPLNGV; translated from the exons ATGATGCGCACCGTCGCCGGAGGAcgggggctgctgctgagcgCCCTGCTGTGGTGCTTGGCCGCCGCCG gCAACCCAGAACTACCAACAGCTGTTAATATAACTTGGTCTTCAATCAATTTTAAAACTATACTGCAGTGGCAACCAAAACCATCAGGTTACCTCTACACAGTAGAAATACACGG ACAGACATctgacaccaaaaaaaaatgtgtactgACAGCAGAAACAGAGTGTGATGTTACTGATGTGCTCAGGAATGTACAAGAGACCTATACAGCACACATACTGTCTGTAATGCCCTCGGGGATGGATAACTTTGAAGAACCACCTTTTGCAGCCTCTGAAAAATTTACACCTTACAGCCAGA ctGTTCTTGGAAAACCAGAGATAAAGAATTACACACAAAAAGGTTCCAAGCTGACTGTTGTGTTCCAAGATCCTCTTACACCATATAAATTTCCTAATGGAAGTTTTAAGAGTGTTCAAGATTTTTTCCAACATGACCTGGAATACAAACTCTATTACTGGAAAGATCAAAGTTCTGGAAAG aaagatgcaacaacaaaaagccatGAATTTGAAGTAAGTGTTGACAGCACAAATAACTATTGCTTCTACATACAGGGAATCATTCCCTCCCGCAGAGAAAACCGTAGTGGTCAAGAAAGCACAGTGCTTTGTACCAGTGTAGGAAGAGGCACCTTGGATG aaTATGGAGCAGAAGTCTTTATCATCATAGCAGTGATAGCAATTGCAGTCATCACTCTTGTCATTGTCCTGCCAGTGATCCTGTGTAAACgcaagaaagcaaaagctgcaagagaaaaagaaccaCTTAATGGAGTCTAG